The Phycisphaerales bacterium AB-hyl4 genome has a window encoding:
- the lysA gene encoding diaminopimelate decarboxylase, with amino-acid sequence MDDFHYRQGQLYAEDVNLDTLADELGTPLYVYSRHTFEQHYDRIAAAFAELDPIICYSIKSCGNVHICKLLAERGAGMDVVSGGEIHRAQLAGADMSKIVYAGVGKSDDEIRMGIEAGIGWFNIESEAEFENIDAIAKQLGKTTRGALRVNPDVADPRTHAKTTTGKKETKFGVDIERARKFFETYGKNEHCRLNAIHLHIGSPIYSPEPYVMAIRKALALIDELRGQGHEIEAIDIGGGYAADYEAGKSPAYDEYAAAIVPLLKGKGLKVILEPGRTIAGNAGLLLTEVQYRKQGGAKQFVIVDTGMHHLLRPAMYDAFHFIWPTRVSREHAPGPRSESMDLPALETVEIVGPICETGDVLAKARSIPPVKRGDRLAIFTAGAYGMAMASNYNAFPRPAEVLVEGDAYRVIRRRETYDDLVAAEMANVGAN; translated from the coding sequence GCCGTTGTATGTTTACTCCCGCCACACGTTCGAGCAGCACTACGACCGCATCGCGGCGGCGTTTGCCGAGCTTGACCCGATCATCTGCTACTCGATCAAGAGTTGCGGCAACGTGCATATCTGCAAGCTGCTGGCCGAGCGGGGCGCGGGGATGGACGTGGTGAGCGGGGGTGAGATTCATCGCGCGCAGTTGGCCGGGGCGGACATGAGCAAGATTGTCTACGCGGGCGTGGGCAAGTCGGACGACGAAATCCGCATGGGCATTGAAGCAGGCATCGGCTGGTTCAACATCGAGTCCGAAGCGGAGTTTGAGAACATCGACGCCATTGCCAAGCAGCTTGGCAAGACGACGCGCGGCGCGTTGCGTGTGAACCCCGACGTGGCGGACCCGCGAACGCATGCGAAGACAACGACGGGCAAGAAGGAAACGAAGTTCGGCGTGGACATCGAGCGGGCGCGCAAGTTCTTTGAGACGTATGGCAAGAACGAGCACTGTCGGCTTAACGCGATTCACCTGCATATTGGTTCGCCGATTTACAGTCCCGAGCCTTACGTGATGGCGATTCGCAAGGCGCTGGCGTTGATTGACGAGCTTCGCGGGCAGGGGCATGAGATCGAGGCGATTGATATTGGCGGGGGGTATGCGGCCGACTACGAGGCGGGCAAGTCGCCGGCGTATGACGAGTATGCCGCAGCGATCGTGCCGCTGCTCAAGGGCAAGGGGTTGAAGGTGATTCTCGAGCCGGGGCGGACGATCGCGGGCAACGCGGGGTTGCTGTTGACGGAGGTGCAGTACCGCAAGCAGGGGGGTGCGAAGCAGTTTGTGATTGTGGACACGGGGATGCATCACCTGCTTCGGCCGGCGATGTACGACGCGTTTCACTTCATTTGGCCGACGCGTGTGAGCCGTGAGCATGCACCGGGGCCGCGGTCGGAGTCGATGGACCTGCCGGCGTTGGAGACGGTGGAGATTGTCGGGCCGATCTGCGAGACGGGTGACGTGCTGGCGAAGGCGCGGTCGATTCCGCCGGTGAAGCGTGGGGATCGGCTGGCGATTTTCACGGCCGGGGCGTACGGGATGGCGATGGCGAGCAATTACAACGCGTTTCCGCGGCCGGCGGAGGTGCTGGTTGAGGGTGATGCCTATCGTGTGATTCGTCGGCGGGAGACTTATGATGATCTTGTGGCGGCGGAAATGGCGAATGTGGGGGCGAACTGA